From one Bacteroidota bacterium genomic stretch:
- a CDS encoding TfoX/Sxy family protein: MDHQYLIELPNISQVLASKLKQAGINNTQELYSVGAKEAFFRIRQFDKEACINMLYALEGAVQGIRWHKLDGISKFELKEFYDFLTIQGPLKESK; this comes from the coding sequence ATGGATCATCAATACTTAATTGAGCTGCCAAACATTTCACAAGTACTGGCTTCAAAACTAAAGCAGGCCGGGATTAACAATACTCAAGAGTTGTATTCAGTAGGAGCAAAAGAAGCATTTTTCAGAATCAGGCAATTTGATAAGGAAGCCTGTATTAATATGCTATACGCACTGGAGGGAGCTGTTCAAGGTATTCGATGGCATAAACTTGATGGTATTTCAAAGTTTGAGCTGAAAGAGTTTTATGATTTTTTAACCATTCAAGGTCCTCTGAAAGAATCAAAATAA
- a CDS encoding nuclear transport factor 2 family protein: MKKLILVVLTLSPIILFGQNNLQTELSQLIDHWHKAAAEANEDAYFKLIADDGIFIGTDSSENWTKSEFQAWAKPFFDRGKAWSLKANSRNIYVHSSKQMAWFDELLYTKSGCWIGTGVLVKEKKHWKIAHYTLSVTIPNEKMKEVSKLLLKE; the protein is encoded by the coding sequence ATGAAGAAACTCATCTTAGTTGTATTGACACTTTCACCAATCATTCTCTTTGGTCAGAATAACCTCCAAACTGAACTTTCGCAGCTTATTGATCACTGGCACAAGGCTGCTGCTGAGGCAAATGAAGATGCTTATTTTAAACTGATTGCTGATGATGGCATATTCATCGGAACTGATTCTTCAGAAAACTGGACAAAATCAGAATTTCAGGCTTGGGCAAAGCCCTTTTTTGATCGAGGTAAAGCTTGGTCGTTAAAGGCAAACTCCAGAAATATCTATGTTCATAGCAGCAAACAAATGGCTTGGTTTGATGAGTTGCTTTATACAAAATCAGGTTGCTGGATTGGCACTGGCGTTTTGGTAAAAGAGAAAAAACATTGGAAAATAGCCCATTACACTTTGTCAGTTACCATTCCCAACGAAAAGATGAAAGAGGTTAGCAAACTATTGCTCAAAGAATAA